In Balearica regulorum gibbericeps isolate bBalReg1 chromosome 14, bBalReg1.pri, whole genome shotgun sequence, one genomic interval encodes:
- the LECT2 gene encoding leukocyte cell-derived chemotaxin-2 codes for MKMRRVTAVILAIVISSATAAQWAKICSSQPANKIRSCDSQGCGGYNSSRGGRKHKGVDVVCEDGSVVYAPFTGNIDRQVRPYGNGNAIDNGVQLSGSGFCIKMFYIKPVKTSGPIKKGEKIGVLLPMQTVYRGITSHVHIQNCDLTDPTPNL; via the exons ATGAAAATGCGGAGAGTCACAGCAGTCATCCTCGCGATTGTGATCTCCAGTG cTACTGCAGCACAATGGGCGAAAATCTGCTCAAGTCAACCtgcaaacaaaatcagaagCTGCGACAGCCAGGGCTGCGGTGGATACAACAGCTCCAG aggagggaggaagcacAAGGGAGTGGACGTGGTGTGTGAGGACGGCTCGGTGGTGTACGCACCCTTCACGGGGAACATCGACAGGCAAGTCAGGCCCTACGGAAATGGCAATGCCATCGACAACGGAGTCCAGCTTTCAGGATCAG GATTCTGCATTAAGATGTTTTACATCAAACCTGTCAAGACCAGCGGCCCCATcaagaagggagagaaaatcgGTGTCCTGCTGCCCATGCAAACGGTCTACCGAGGAATTACGTCCCATGTCCACATCCAGAACTGTGACTTGACAGATCCTACTCCCAACCTGTAA
- the LOC104641066 gene encoding myeloid protein 1-like: protein MSALSLVALVSLVSAVFAKQWDVHPPQQQHRHWAPICSGNPTNRIRGCDRYGCGHFGADRHSGKGKHTGVDVICADGATVYAPFSGQLSGPIRFFHNGNAIDDGVQITGSGYCVKLVCIHPIRYHGQIHRGQPLGRMLPMQRVFPGIVSHIHVENCDHSDPTQLLTPDVPPFPQQDGHWSTICSGNPTNEIRGCDRYGCGYYGAPRKNGKGKHSGVDVICADGATVYAPFSGELSGPIKFFHNGNAIDDGIKISGSGFCVKLLCIHPIRYTGRVSKGQILGRMLPMQRVFPGITSHIHVENCDHSDPTGNLERGKGQRV, encoded by the exons ATGTCAGCTCTCAGTCTGGTCGCTCTGGTCAGCTTGGTGTCCGCTG TTTTTGCCAAGCAGTGGGACGTGCACCCGCCCCAGCAACAGCACAGGCACTGGGCACCGATCTGCAGCGGGAATCCCACCAACAGAATCCGGGGCTGCGATAGATATGGCTGCGGCCACTTCGGCGCCGACAG acaCAGTGGTAAAGGAAAGCACACGGGCGTGGATGTCATCTGTGCTGATGGAGCAACAGTGTACGCTCCTTTTAGCGGCCAGCTCTCCGGACCCATTCGATTCTTTCATAACGGCAATGCCATTGACGATGGAGTCCAAATCACGGGATCAG GTTACTGTGTGAAGCTCGTCTGTATTCACCCCATCCGATACCACGGCCAAATCCATAGAGGGCAACCCCTCGGGAGAATGCTGCCAATGCAAAGAGTATTTCCTGGCATTGTCTCTCACATCCACGTTGAGAACTGCGACCACTCTGATCCTACTCAGCTTCTTACAcctg atGTTCCACCATTCCCACAACAAGATGGACACTGGTCAACAATATGCTCTGGGAATCCTACAAACGAGATAAGAGGCTGTGATAGATACGGCTGTGGATACTACGGAGCTCCAAG aaaaaatggtAAAGGAAAGCACTCTGGTGTGGATGTCATCTGTGCTGATGGAGCAACCGTCTATGCTCCCTTTTCTGGCGAGCTCTCTGGACCCATTAAATTCTTCCACAACGGAAATGCCATTGATGATGGGATCAAAATCAGTGGATCAG GCTTCTGTGTAAAACTACTCTGCATCCATCCCATCAGATATACCGGTAGAGTTTCTAAGGGACAAATCCTTGGGAGAATGCTGCCAATGCAAAGAGTGTTTCCTGGGATCACATCTCATATTCATGTTGAGAATTGCGATCACTCAGATCCTACTGGCAATCTTGAAAGGGGGAAAGGGCAAAGAGTGTGA